From Streptomyces sp. NBC_00690, a single genomic window includes:
- a CDS encoding acyl carrier protein, with translation MSELREPSELTLPVLTDIMRECAGEDEALTAHEGDIGEVELEFLGYDSLALMEAASRVKRQFGVELSDDGLAQIRTLNQFVTAVNERLASAAAGRAG, from the coding sequence ATGAGCGAGCTTCGTGAGCCGAGCGAGCTGACCCTGCCCGTGCTGACCGACATCATGCGCGAGTGCGCAGGCGAGGACGAGGCCCTGACCGCCCACGAGGGGGACATTGGAGAGGTGGAACTAGAATTCCTCGGCTACGACTCGCTGGCGCTGATGGAGGCGGCGAGCCGGGTCAAGCGGCAGTTCGGGGTCGAACTGTCCGACGACGGCCTCGCACAGATCCGTACGCTCAACCAGTTCGTGACGGCCGTCAACGAGCGCTTGGCCTCCGCCGCGGCGGGGCGGG